One segment of Solanum stenotomum isolate F172 chromosome 1, ASM1918654v1, whole genome shotgun sequence DNA contains the following:
- the LOC125864002 gene encoding protein PTST homolog 2, chloroplastic-like isoform X3 gives MVSLILTQTHLSFSPIPTLIVINSQTRLHCRRKSAIFNLVLGKNMGSFQVFKKLSKKRVGDSAYCLCRKGLGSEGDMELEEEILAFMEISENPSVFPTRKELEKAGRVDLVEAIKNRGGWFSFGWDSEDDDTNTVNVSVNEVETVEMDFDIEEFHDRVKSCQESDLLHENEAHFSGSEASSSSQPASSSGRSIETVAEEDSGIEGILSRLEKERNSSLGIDLGKHGHTSHTSSRDNIDDRSFGTTDAAAEVALGKSWIEGTSEASGDGAVNITESRFEALQRSKNGNNNEISTRLIHLEFELSISLGSLKSKSEEFSSKEVFGSSPSESDAWEFQQNEFMNGQERLRLIRAKLAVLEGKMTLAMIDAQKMLDEKQKRIDRSSKALQLLRTARIVWTNSASEVLLAGSFDGWTTQRKMEKSSTGVFSVSLKLYPGRYEIKFVVDGIWKIDPLWPIVHNDGHENNLFIVT, from the exons ATGGTTTCACTCATTTTGACACAGACCCATTTGAGTTTTTCACCTATTCCCACTCTAATCGTCATAAATTCCCAAACAAGACTTCATTGCAGAAGAAAATCTGCCATTTTTAATCTTGTATTAGGAAAAAATATGGGGTCTTTTCAGGTTTTTAAGAAGCTTAGCAAGAAAAGAGTTGGGGATAGTGCATATTGCTTGTGTAGGAAAGGGTTGGGAAGTGAAGGGGATATGGAGCTGGAAGAGGAGATTTTGGCTTTCATGGAGATATCTGAGAACCCAAGTGTTTTTCCAACAAGGAAAGAATTGGAAAAAGCTGGAAGAGTGGATTTGGTGGAAGCTATAAAGAACAGAGGAGGATGGTTTTCGTTTGGTTGGGACTCTGAGGATGATGACACTAACACTGTGAATGTTAGTGTTAATGAAGTTGAGACTGTGGAAATGGATTTTGACATTGAGGAGTTTCATGATAGAGTGAAGAGTTGTCAAGAGAGTGATTTATTACATGAGAATGAAGCTCATTTTTCTGGTTCTGAAGCTTCTAGTTCTTCTCAGCCCGCCTCATCCTCTGGTAGATCGAT AGAAACTGTAGCAGAGGAAGATAGCGGGATTGAAGGGATATTGAGTCGACTAGAAAAAGAGAGGAACTCATCTCTTGGTATTGATCTGGGAAAGCATGGACATACTTCTCATACATCAAGTAGGGACAACATAgatgatagaagctttggaacCACTGATGCAG CTGCTGAGGTTGCTCTGGGTAAAAGTTGGATTGAAGGTACCAGCGAAGCTTCGGGAGATGGTGCAGTTAACATCACTGAGAGTAGATTTGAAGCCTTACAAAGATCGAAAAATGGCAACAACAATGAGATAAGCACTCGTCTTATACATTTAGAGTTTGAGCTATCAATTTCACTCGGCTCATTGAAATCCAAGAGTGAGGAGTTCAGTTCGAAGGAG GTTTTTGGAAGCTCCCCAAGTGAATCTGATGCATGGGAGTTTCAACAGAATGAATTCATGAATGGCCAGGAGAGATTGAGGTTGATTCGTGCAAAGCTGGCTGTGCTTGAGGGGAAAATGACACTTGCAATGAT TGATGCACAGAAGATGTTAGACGAGAAGCAGAAGAGGATTGATAGGTCTAGTAAAGCTTTACAGCTTCTTCGTACTGCTCGGATTGTTTGGACTAACTCCGCCTCAGAGGTTCTTCTAGCAGGTTCTTTTGATGGATGGACAACTCAG AGAAAGATGGAAAAATCGAGCACAGGTGTTTTCTCTGTAAGCCTAAAGCTGTATCCAGGCAGATATGAG ATCAAGTTCGTTGTTGATGGCATATGGAAGATCGATCCTTTGTGGCCTATTGTTCACAACGATGGACACGAAAACAATCTTTTCATTGTTACATAA
- the LOC125864002 gene encoding protein PTST homolog 2, chloroplastic-like isoform X2 codes for MVSLILTQTHLSFSPIPTLIVINSQTRLHCRRKSAIFNLVLGKNMGSFQVFKKLSKKRVGDSAYCLCRKGLGSEGDMELEEEILAFMEISENPSVFPTRKELEKAGRVDLVEAIKNRGGWFSFGWDSEDDDTNTVNVSVNEVETVEMDFDIEEFHDRVKSCQESDLLHENEAHFSGSEASSSSQPASSSGRSIETVAEEDSGIEGILSRLEKERNSSLGIDLGKHGHTSHTSSRDNIDDRSFGTTDADRTDLGKNDSLSKGSPMKDIQSDEELNHSVSPARWRKWSIQRAGLQDIDFEAAEVALGKSWIEGTSEASGDGAVNITESRFEALQRSKNGNNNEISTRLIHLEFELSISLGSLKSKSEEFSSKEVFGSSPSESDAWEFQQNEFMNGQERLRLIRAKLAVLEGKMTLAMIDAQKMLDEKQKRIDRSSKALQLLRTARIVWTNSASEVLLAGSFDGWTTQQHDTMH; via the exons ATGGTTTCACTCATTTTGACACAGACCCATTTGAGTTTTTCACCTATTCCCACTCTAATCGTCATAAATTCCCAAACAAGACTTCATTGCAGAAGAAAATCTGCCATTTTTAATCTTGTATTAGGAAAAAATATGGGGTCTTTTCAGGTTTTTAAGAAGCTTAGCAAGAAAAGAGTTGGGGATAGTGCATATTGCTTGTGTAGGAAAGGGTTGGGAAGTGAAGGGGATATGGAGCTGGAAGAGGAGATTTTGGCTTTCATGGAGATATCTGAGAACCCAAGTGTTTTTCCAACAAGGAAAGAATTGGAAAAAGCTGGAAGAGTGGATTTGGTGGAAGCTATAAAGAACAGAGGAGGATGGTTTTCGTTTGGTTGGGACTCTGAGGATGATGACACTAACACTGTGAATGTTAGTGTTAATGAAGTTGAGACTGTGGAAATGGATTTTGACATTGAGGAGTTTCATGATAGAGTGAAGAGTTGTCAAGAGAGTGATTTATTACATGAGAATGAAGCTCATTTTTCTGGTTCTGAAGCTTCTAGTTCTTCTCAGCCCGCCTCATCCTCTGGTAGATCGAT AGAAACTGTAGCAGAGGAAGATAGCGGGATTGAAGGGATATTGAGTCGACTAGAAAAAGAGAGGAACTCATCTCTTGGTATTGATCTGGGAAAGCATGGACATACTTCTCATACATCAAGTAGGGACAACATAgatgatagaagctttggaacCACTGATGCAG ACAGGACTGACCTAGGGAAAAATGATAGCCTGAGTAAAGGTAGCCCCATGAAAGACATTCAAAGTGACGAGGAGCTTAACCACAGCGTTTCACCAGCCAGGTGGAGAAAATGGAGCATACAACGTGCAGGCCTTCAGGATATAGATTTTGAAG CTGCTGAGGTTGCTCTGGGTAAAAGTTGGATTGAAGGTACCAGCGAAGCTTCGGGAGATGGTGCAGTTAACATCACTGAGAGTAGATTTGAAGCCTTACAAAGATCGAAAAATGGCAACAACAATGAGATAAGCACTCGTCTTATACATTTAGAGTTTGAGCTATCAATTTCACTCGGCTCATTGAAATCCAAGAGTGAGGAGTTCAGTTCGAAGGAG GTTTTTGGAAGCTCCCCAAGTGAATCTGATGCATGGGAGTTTCAACAGAATGAATTCATGAATGGCCAGGAGAGATTGAGGTTGATTCGTGCAAAGCTGGCTGTGCTTGAGGGGAAAATGACACTTGCAATGAT TGATGCACAGAAGATGTTAGACGAGAAGCAGAAGAGGATTGATAGGTCTAGTAAAGCTTTACAGCTTCTTCGTACTGCTCGGATTGTTTGGACTAACTCCGCCTCAGAGGTTCTTCTAGCAGGTTCTTTTGATGGATGGACAACTCAG CAGCATGACACGATGCATTGA
- the LOC125864196 gene encoding protein TWIN LOV 1-like isoform X1, translated as MESQRGTMIEQSFDCYSAGFQESLDELPDCFTITDPYISGNPIVYASRGFLEMFGYSKYEVIGRNGRIFQGPKTNRRSVLEVREAIREERDIQISLLNYRKDGTPFWMLFHMCPVFDEKDGRVIHFLGVQVPILRRPKPSGTGLNLCQNGAGCRESVLRCYRREVHSMSVERALSLASGSGLDFTGVDVDGPCDASDLEKRKSTAVIDNILTVLVHDGESTGRLVHGKRRSQPGTGQLGASLNISLGRIKQSFVLTDANLPDMPIVFASDNFLKLTGFSRNELLGYNCRSFSGTDTDSSSRFRIKECIQNEQPCTLRMLNYRKDGTSFWLHISPVRNASGKVAYFVAVEGEDNSETKENQSLRQRGVVAAVKVAVRGLSMSVRTC; from the exons ATGGAGTCACAAAGGGGTACTATGATTGAACAATCATTTGATTGTTACTCAGCAGGTTTTCAAGAATCTCTTGATGAATTGCCTGATTGTTTCACTATAACTGATCCTTACATTTCTGGTAACCCTATTGTGTATGCCTCGCGTGGTTTCTTGGAAATGTTTGGATATTCGAAGTATGAGGTGATAGGGAGGAATGGGAGGATATTTCAGGGGCCTAAGACTAATCGTAGATCGGTTTTGGAGGTTCGTGAGGCGATACGAGAGGAGAGGGATATACAAATTAGTTTGTTGAATTATAGGAAAGATGGGACACCATTTTGGATGTTGTTTCATATGTGTCCTGTTTTCGATGAGAAGGATGGGAGGGTGATTCATTTCTTGGGAGTTCAAGTTCCAATTTTGAGGAGGCCTAAGCCATCTGGAACTGGACTAAATTTATGTCAAAATGGAGCTGGCTGTCGAGAGTCGGTGCTTAGGTGTTATAGAAGGGAAGTACACTCCATGAGCGTGGAACGGGCACTGTCTCTTGCATCGGGTTCAGGCTTGGACTTCACAG GAGTAGATGTAGATGGACCATGTGATGCAAGTGATCTAGAGAAGAGAAAATCCACTGCTGTTATAGACAACATACTGACTGTGCTGGTACATGATGGTGAATCAACAGGCAGACTAGTCCATGGGAAGAGACGTTCTCAACCTGGGACGGGTCAGCTCGGAGCATCCTTAAATATATCTCTTGGTAGAATCAAACAAAGCTTTGTATT AACCGATGCTAACTTACCGGACATGCCAATTGTCTTTGCAAGTGATAACTTTCTGAAATTAACAG GCTTTTCCAGAAATGAATTGTTGGGCTATAACTGTAGATCTTTTAGTGGGACGGACACAGATTCAAGCTCTCGATTTCGG ATAAAAGAATGCATCCAAAATGAACAACCGTGTACACTACGTATGTTAAATTACAG AAAAGACGGAACCTCATTTTGGCTTCACATTTCACCTGTCCGGAATGCTTCAGGAAAG GTTGCATACTTTGTCGCTGTTGAGGGTGAAGATAATAGTGAGACCAAGGAGAATCAGAGTTTGAGACAGCGTGGTGTCGTTGCTGCTGTAAAAGTTGCTGTGAGAGGCTTGTCAATGAGTGTGAGAACATGCTAG
- the LOC125864196 gene encoding protein TWIN LOV 1-like isoform X2 has protein sequence MESQRGTMIEQSFDCYSAGFQESLDELPDCFTITDPYISGNPIVYASRGFLEMFGYSKYEVIGRNGRIFQGPKTNRRSVLEVREAIREERDIQISLLNYRKDGTPFWMLFHMCPVFDEKDGRVIHFLGVQVPILRRPKPSGTGLNLCQNGAGCRESVLRCYRREVHSMSVERALSLASGSGLDFTDVDGPCDASDLEKRKSTAVIDNILTVLVHDGESTGRLVHGKRRSQPGTGQLGASLNISLGRIKQSFVLTDANLPDMPIVFASDNFLKLTGFSRNELLGYNCRSFSGTDTDSSSRFRIKECIQNEQPCTLRMLNYRKDGTSFWLHISPVRNASGKVAYFVAVEGEDNSETKENQSLRQRGVVAAVKVAVRGLSMSVRTC, from the exons ATGGAGTCACAAAGGGGTACTATGATTGAACAATCATTTGATTGTTACTCAGCAGGTTTTCAAGAATCTCTTGATGAATTGCCTGATTGTTTCACTATAACTGATCCTTACATTTCTGGTAACCCTATTGTGTATGCCTCGCGTGGTTTCTTGGAAATGTTTGGATATTCGAAGTATGAGGTGATAGGGAGGAATGGGAGGATATTTCAGGGGCCTAAGACTAATCGTAGATCGGTTTTGGAGGTTCGTGAGGCGATACGAGAGGAGAGGGATATACAAATTAGTTTGTTGAATTATAGGAAAGATGGGACACCATTTTGGATGTTGTTTCATATGTGTCCTGTTTTCGATGAGAAGGATGGGAGGGTGATTCATTTCTTGGGAGTTCAAGTTCCAATTTTGAGGAGGCCTAAGCCATCTGGAACTGGACTAAATTTATGTCAAAATGGAGCTGGCTGTCGAGAGTCGGTGCTTAGGTGTTATAGAAGGGAAGTACACTCCATGAGCGTGGAACGGGCACTGTCTCTTGCATCGGGTTCAGGCTTGGACTTCACAG ATGTAGATGGACCATGTGATGCAAGTGATCTAGAGAAGAGAAAATCCACTGCTGTTATAGACAACATACTGACTGTGCTGGTACATGATGGTGAATCAACAGGCAGACTAGTCCATGGGAAGAGACGTTCTCAACCTGGGACGGGTCAGCTCGGAGCATCCTTAAATATATCTCTTGGTAGAATCAAACAAAGCTTTGTATT AACCGATGCTAACTTACCGGACATGCCAATTGTCTTTGCAAGTGATAACTTTCTGAAATTAACAG GCTTTTCCAGAAATGAATTGTTGGGCTATAACTGTAGATCTTTTAGTGGGACGGACACAGATTCAAGCTCTCGATTTCGG ATAAAAGAATGCATCCAAAATGAACAACCGTGTACACTACGTATGTTAAATTACAG AAAAGACGGAACCTCATTTTGGCTTCACATTTCACCTGTCCGGAATGCTTCAGGAAAG GTTGCATACTTTGTCGCTGTTGAGGGTGAAGATAATAGTGAGACCAAGGAGAATCAGAGTTTGAGACAGCGTGGTGTCGTTGCTGCTGTAAAAGTTGCTGTGAGAGGCTTGTCAATGAGTGTGAGAACATGCTAG
- the LOC125864002 gene encoding protein PTST homolog 2, chloroplastic-like isoform X5 — protein MVSLILTQTHLSFSPIPTLIVINSQTRLHCRRKSAIFNLVLGKNMGSFQVFKKLSKKRVGDSAYCLCRKGLGSEGDMELEEEILAFMEISENPSVFPTRKELEKAGRVDLVEAIKNRGGWFSFGWDSEDDDTNTVNVSVNEVETVEMDFDIEEFHDRVKSCQESDLLHENEAHFSGSEASSSSQPASSSGRSIETVAEEDSGIEGILSRLEKERNSSLGIDLGKHGHTSHTSSRDNIDDRSFGTTDADRTDLGKNDSLSKGSPMKDIQSDEELNHSVSPARWRKWSIQRAGLQDIDFEAAEVALGKSWIEGTSEASGDGAVNITESRFEALQRSKNGNNNEISTRLIHLEFELSISLGSLKSKSEEFSSKEVFGSSPSESDAWEFQQNEFMNGQERLRLIRAKLAVLEGKMTLAMMSVMHRRC, from the exons ATGGTTTCACTCATTTTGACACAGACCCATTTGAGTTTTTCACCTATTCCCACTCTAATCGTCATAAATTCCCAAACAAGACTTCATTGCAGAAGAAAATCTGCCATTTTTAATCTTGTATTAGGAAAAAATATGGGGTCTTTTCAGGTTTTTAAGAAGCTTAGCAAGAAAAGAGTTGGGGATAGTGCATATTGCTTGTGTAGGAAAGGGTTGGGAAGTGAAGGGGATATGGAGCTGGAAGAGGAGATTTTGGCTTTCATGGAGATATCTGAGAACCCAAGTGTTTTTCCAACAAGGAAAGAATTGGAAAAAGCTGGAAGAGTGGATTTGGTGGAAGCTATAAAGAACAGAGGAGGATGGTTTTCGTTTGGTTGGGACTCTGAGGATGATGACACTAACACTGTGAATGTTAGTGTTAATGAAGTTGAGACTGTGGAAATGGATTTTGACATTGAGGAGTTTCATGATAGAGTGAAGAGTTGTCAAGAGAGTGATTTATTACATGAGAATGAAGCTCATTTTTCTGGTTCTGAAGCTTCTAGTTCTTCTCAGCCCGCCTCATCCTCTGGTAGATCGAT AGAAACTGTAGCAGAGGAAGATAGCGGGATTGAAGGGATATTGAGTCGACTAGAAAAAGAGAGGAACTCATCTCTTGGTATTGATCTGGGAAAGCATGGACATACTTCTCATACATCAAGTAGGGACAACATAgatgatagaagctttggaacCACTGATGCAG ACAGGACTGACCTAGGGAAAAATGATAGCCTGAGTAAAGGTAGCCCCATGAAAGACATTCAAAGTGACGAGGAGCTTAACCACAGCGTTTCACCAGCCAGGTGGAGAAAATGGAGCATACAACGTGCAGGCCTTCAGGATATAGATTTTGAAG CTGCTGAGGTTGCTCTGGGTAAAAGTTGGATTGAAGGTACCAGCGAAGCTTCGGGAGATGGTGCAGTTAACATCACTGAGAGTAGATTTGAAGCCTTACAAAGATCGAAAAATGGCAACAACAATGAGATAAGCACTCGTCTTATACATTTAGAGTTTGAGCTATCAATTTCACTCGGCTCATTGAAATCCAAGAGTGAGGAGTTCAGTTCGAAGGAG GTTTTTGGAAGCTCCCCAAGTGAATCTGATGCATGGGAGTTTCAACAGAATGAATTCATGAATGGCCAGGAGAGATTGAGGTTGATTCGTGCAAAGCTGGCTGTGCTTGAGGGGAAAATGACACTTGCAATGATGTCTG TGATGCACAGAAGATGTTAG
- the LOC125864002 gene encoding protein PTST homolog 2, chloroplastic-like isoform X1: MVSLILTQTHLSFSPIPTLIVINSQTRLHCRRKSAIFNLVLGKNMGSFQVFKKLSKKRVGDSAYCLCRKGLGSEGDMELEEEILAFMEISENPSVFPTRKELEKAGRVDLVEAIKNRGGWFSFGWDSEDDDTNTVNVSVNEVETVEMDFDIEEFHDRVKSCQESDLLHENEAHFSGSEASSSSQPASSSGRSIETVAEEDSGIEGILSRLEKERNSSLGIDLGKHGHTSHTSSRDNIDDRSFGTTDADRTDLGKNDSLSKGSPMKDIQSDEELNHSVSPARWRKWSIQRAGLQDIDFEAAEVALGKSWIEGTSEASGDGAVNITESRFEALQRSKNGNNNEISTRLIHLEFELSISLGSLKSKSEEFSSKEVFGSSPSESDAWEFQQNEFMNGQERLRLIRAKLAVLEGKMTLAMIDAQKMLDEKQKRIDRSSKALQLLRTARIVWTNSASEVLLAGSFDGWTTQRKMEKSSTGVFSVSLKLYPGRYEIKFVVDGIWKIDPLWPIVHNDGHENNLFIVT, translated from the exons ATGGTTTCACTCATTTTGACACAGACCCATTTGAGTTTTTCACCTATTCCCACTCTAATCGTCATAAATTCCCAAACAAGACTTCATTGCAGAAGAAAATCTGCCATTTTTAATCTTGTATTAGGAAAAAATATGGGGTCTTTTCAGGTTTTTAAGAAGCTTAGCAAGAAAAGAGTTGGGGATAGTGCATATTGCTTGTGTAGGAAAGGGTTGGGAAGTGAAGGGGATATGGAGCTGGAAGAGGAGATTTTGGCTTTCATGGAGATATCTGAGAACCCAAGTGTTTTTCCAACAAGGAAAGAATTGGAAAAAGCTGGAAGAGTGGATTTGGTGGAAGCTATAAAGAACAGAGGAGGATGGTTTTCGTTTGGTTGGGACTCTGAGGATGATGACACTAACACTGTGAATGTTAGTGTTAATGAAGTTGAGACTGTGGAAATGGATTTTGACATTGAGGAGTTTCATGATAGAGTGAAGAGTTGTCAAGAGAGTGATTTATTACATGAGAATGAAGCTCATTTTTCTGGTTCTGAAGCTTCTAGTTCTTCTCAGCCCGCCTCATCCTCTGGTAGATCGAT AGAAACTGTAGCAGAGGAAGATAGCGGGATTGAAGGGATATTGAGTCGACTAGAAAAAGAGAGGAACTCATCTCTTGGTATTGATCTGGGAAAGCATGGACATACTTCTCATACATCAAGTAGGGACAACATAgatgatagaagctttggaacCACTGATGCAG ACAGGACTGACCTAGGGAAAAATGATAGCCTGAGTAAAGGTAGCCCCATGAAAGACATTCAAAGTGACGAGGAGCTTAACCACAGCGTTTCACCAGCCAGGTGGAGAAAATGGAGCATACAACGTGCAGGCCTTCAGGATATAGATTTTGAAG CTGCTGAGGTTGCTCTGGGTAAAAGTTGGATTGAAGGTACCAGCGAAGCTTCGGGAGATGGTGCAGTTAACATCACTGAGAGTAGATTTGAAGCCTTACAAAGATCGAAAAATGGCAACAACAATGAGATAAGCACTCGTCTTATACATTTAGAGTTTGAGCTATCAATTTCACTCGGCTCATTGAAATCCAAGAGTGAGGAGTTCAGTTCGAAGGAG GTTTTTGGAAGCTCCCCAAGTGAATCTGATGCATGGGAGTTTCAACAGAATGAATTCATGAATGGCCAGGAGAGATTGAGGTTGATTCGTGCAAAGCTGGCTGTGCTTGAGGGGAAAATGACACTTGCAATGAT TGATGCACAGAAGATGTTAGACGAGAAGCAGAAGAGGATTGATAGGTCTAGTAAAGCTTTACAGCTTCTTCGTACTGCTCGGATTGTTTGGACTAACTCCGCCTCAGAGGTTCTTCTAGCAGGTTCTTTTGATGGATGGACAACTCAG AGAAAGATGGAAAAATCGAGCACAGGTGTTTTCTCTGTAAGCCTAAAGCTGTATCCAGGCAGATATGAG ATCAAGTTCGTTGTTGATGGCATATGGAAGATCGATCCTTTGTGGCCTATTGTTCACAACGATGGACACGAAAACAATCTTTTCATTGTTACATAA
- the LOC125864002 gene encoding protein PTST homolog 2, chloroplastic-like isoform X4: MVSLILTQTHLSFSPIPTLIVINSQTRLHCRRKSAIFNLVLGKNMGSFQVFKKLSKKRVGDSAYCLCRKGLGSEGDMELEEEILAFMEISENPSVFPTRKELEKAGRVDLVEAIKNRGGWFSFGWDSEDDDTNTVNVSVNEVETVEMDFDIEEFHDRVKSCQESDLLHENEAHFSGSEASSSSQPASSSGRSIETVAEEDSGIEGILSRLEKERNSSLGIDLGKHGHTSHTSSRDNIDDRSFGTTDADRTDLGKNDSLSKGSPMKDIQSDEELNHSVSPARWRKWSIQRAGLQDIDFEAAEVALGKSWIEGTSEASGDGAVNITESRFEALQRSKNGNNNEISTRLIHLEFELSISLGSLKSKSEEFSSKERKMEKSSTGVFSVSLKLYPGRYEIKFVVDGIWKIDPLWPIVHNDGHENNLFIVT, encoded by the exons ATGGTTTCACTCATTTTGACACAGACCCATTTGAGTTTTTCACCTATTCCCACTCTAATCGTCATAAATTCCCAAACAAGACTTCATTGCAGAAGAAAATCTGCCATTTTTAATCTTGTATTAGGAAAAAATATGGGGTCTTTTCAGGTTTTTAAGAAGCTTAGCAAGAAAAGAGTTGGGGATAGTGCATATTGCTTGTGTAGGAAAGGGTTGGGAAGTGAAGGGGATATGGAGCTGGAAGAGGAGATTTTGGCTTTCATGGAGATATCTGAGAACCCAAGTGTTTTTCCAACAAGGAAAGAATTGGAAAAAGCTGGAAGAGTGGATTTGGTGGAAGCTATAAAGAACAGAGGAGGATGGTTTTCGTTTGGTTGGGACTCTGAGGATGATGACACTAACACTGTGAATGTTAGTGTTAATGAAGTTGAGACTGTGGAAATGGATTTTGACATTGAGGAGTTTCATGATAGAGTGAAGAGTTGTCAAGAGAGTGATTTATTACATGAGAATGAAGCTCATTTTTCTGGTTCTGAAGCTTCTAGTTCTTCTCAGCCCGCCTCATCCTCTGGTAGATCGAT AGAAACTGTAGCAGAGGAAGATAGCGGGATTGAAGGGATATTGAGTCGACTAGAAAAAGAGAGGAACTCATCTCTTGGTATTGATCTGGGAAAGCATGGACATACTTCTCATACATCAAGTAGGGACAACATAgatgatagaagctttggaacCACTGATGCAG ACAGGACTGACCTAGGGAAAAATGATAGCCTGAGTAAAGGTAGCCCCATGAAAGACATTCAAAGTGACGAGGAGCTTAACCACAGCGTTTCACCAGCCAGGTGGAGAAAATGGAGCATACAACGTGCAGGCCTTCAGGATATAGATTTTGAAG CTGCTGAGGTTGCTCTGGGTAAAAGTTGGATTGAAGGTACCAGCGAAGCTTCGGGAGATGGTGCAGTTAACATCACTGAGAGTAGATTTGAAGCCTTACAAAGATCGAAAAATGGCAACAACAATGAGATAAGCACTCGTCTTATACATTTAGAGTTTGAGCTATCAATTTCACTCGGCTCATTGAAATCCAAGAGTGAGGAGTTCAGTTCGAAGGAG AGAAAGATGGAAAAATCGAGCACAGGTGTTTTCTCTGTAAGCCTAAAGCTGTATCCAGGCAGATATGAG ATCAAGTTCGTTGTTGATGGCATATGGAAGATCGATCCTTTGTGGCCTATTGTTCACAACGATGGACACGAAAACAATCTTTTCATTGTTACATAA